GGGTGCGAGTTGCCAGTTACAGATTGCAGTGTCCGGGAATGCGAGCAGGCAAGCGGCGGGTACAGAGACCGGCCCTATAAAAAACGGGTACAGGGCCCAGGGCGCACGGCGCACGGCGCACGGTGATCAGCCATATTGCCGTGATACCTGCTGATAACTGATATCCCTATTTCCTTACCTCGAGCCCAAGCCAGCGGGCTGCCCTGGCAAGAGACCTGTCGAGCGTCCAGAACACAGCCTCCTGTCGCGCAGCAACCGCCAGGTGGAGTGCATCTGGAGCCCGCAATGGATGTTTCATGACCATAATCCAGGCAGTTGCCTGATAGAAATCATCTGATAATACAGCAACGGCCTGCAAGGCGCCCGTGCTGAGATGTCGATCGAGTGCTGTCATTGTCCTGTGCGCATCCGCTTCACTCATTTCTCTGTGCCTGCACTTTCTGCAAAGCAGAGAAGCGAACTCAGCGCGCACGAGTGGACTGATGATGAGGGAACCGACAGGAAGCAGACGCAGTTTGCGTTCCACCGCTTCGCTCGTTGCCTCCGGCAAGTAGTAGGGGACCAGAAAGGATGTATCCAGGTAGTGCAGTTGCATCAGTATCTGGAGTCTTTACGCATGTTGATGAGCGTCTGAGAGGGTGACGGTCCTTTCAAGCAAATACTGTCCCTGAACTCTTTCATGCTCGGCAAACCTGCAGCATGGGCCAGAGGTTTCAGGACAGCAACAGGCTTTCCTCTGCGCACAATGAGGACTTCGTCTCCCTGTTCCACGCGGGAAAGCAAAGCCGACAATTTTGCCTTGGCCTCTCTGACATTTGCCTGGATCATATGCAGCTCCGATGTGACTACATTATATGGTTACATAAGAACACAGACCAATCCTGCTGTCAAGGGGAAATGCGGGGTATTGGTTATGGGCGCAGGGCATGCGGGGTATTGGTTATGGGCGCAGGGCAATTAGGCTGGAAAGCTAGGAGGCTAGGAGGCTAGGAGGCTTTTAAATTGGCATCAGACATTCGTAGACATTTTGTCTGGTCGACCCGGCTTCACCAGGACTACGCCGCGCCAGGGCCTGGCGAGGAGAGATTGGGCCCAGGAATGAGCTCGCTGCAAAGCTCAACAAATCACACTCAAACAACTATTGCGCAAAGCGCTGTCGCCTCCTAGCCTCCTAGCCTCCCAGCCTTTGAGCCTCCAGGCTGCGCCTTATGATTGAATTGCCTGGCTGAATCTACTATGATGCAGCAGGAAGCTGGAAAATCGTCTACAAAAGGAGTGAACTGATTTCATTGTCAGGCAAAGATGACCCGCAGGGGGAGAAGGCGCTGGCGCGGTACTGGCAGGGACAGCGAAGATGCCGTCACTGCCCGGCGGCAGCCTGTGAAGGCAGAAGGCAAGCCTTTTACAGAATTCGACCTGTGTGACGCGGTACAGCAGGGAATAAGAGACGCGGGTTTTCTCAGGTGCACCCCCATCCAGGAGCTCACCCTTCCCATCACCCTGGAGGGCCGGGATGTT
Above is a genomic segment from Deltaproteobacteria bacterium containing:
- a CDS encoding type II toxin-antitoxin system VapC family toxin, which translates into the protein MQLHYLDTSFLVPYYLPEATSEAVERKLRLLPVGSLIISPLVRAEFASLLCRKCRHREMSEADAHRTMTALDRHLSTGALQAVAVLSDDFYQATAWIMVMKHPLRAPDALHLAVAARQEAVFWTLDRSLARAARWLGLEVRK
- a CDS encoding type II toxin-antitoxin system prevent-host-death family antitoxin: MIQANVREAKAKLSALLSRVEQGDEVLIVRRGKPVAVLKPLAHAAGLPSMKEFRDSICLKGPSPSQTLINMRKDSRY